Proteins encoded together in one Telopea speciosissima isolate NSW1024214 ecotype Mountain lineage chromosome 4, Tspe_v1, whole genome shotgun sequence window:
- the LOC122659005 gene encoding polyol transporter 5-like: protein MAEGGNHYSGVSAVPENPTTPLVLQGKRKRNKFSIISAILASMVSILLGYDTGVMSGASIFIKDDLKINDTQIEILVGIINVCSLLGSAVAGRTSDWIGRRYTIVFASVIFFVGALLMGLAPNFAWLMVGRIVAGIGVGFALMIAPVYTAEIAPATARGFLTSFPEVFINAGVLLGYISNYSFARLPEHLSWRLMLGVGGIPSVLLAFGILILPESPRWLVLQGQLGEARRVLIKTCDSKEEAELRLAEIKTAVGIPENCEDDVVTVSKRSHGEGVWKELLLRPTPSVRRVLIAAVGLFFFQQASGIDAVVLYSPRIFEKAGIKRKNDLLGATVAVGFSKTVFILVATFLLDKIGRRPLLLVSVGGMIVSLLGLASGLMVVDHSEKKLIWAIVLCVFMTLSFVASFSMGFGPIPWVYGSEIFPVRLRAQGVSIGVAVNRVTSGVIGMTFLSLYKAITIERTFFMFAGITGVAWMFFYTFLPETQGKTLEDMEGLFSTSRFKWKLSMKKDNDVAENHN from the exons ATGGCTGAAGGAGGAAATCACTACAGTGGTGTTTCTGCTGTGCCAGAGAATCCTACTACCCCTCTTGTATTGCAGGGCAAACGGAAGAGAAACAAGTTTTCCATAATTTCTGCAATTTTAGCTTCAATGGTTTCTATTTTACTAGGCTATG ATACTGGTGTGATGAGCGGAGCCTCAATTTTCATCAAAGACGATCTAAAGATAAACGACACACAAATAGAAATTCTAGTGGGAATCATCAACGTCTGCTCCCTACTAGGCTCTGCCGTTGCTGGACGGACCTCCGACTGGATCGGTCGTCGCTACACCATCGTCTTTGCTTCTGTAATCTTCTTCGTAGGAGCTTTACTTATGGGTCTAGCTCCAAACTTCGCATGGCTCATGGTGGGTCGAATAGTCGCCGGAATCGGCGTCGGTTTTGCTCTTATGATCGCTCCGGTTTATACCGCAGAGATTGCTCCGGCAACTGCTCGAGGCTTTTTAACATCGTTCCCTGAAGTCTTCATCAACGCCGGAGTCTTACTTGGCTACATCTCCAATTATTCTTTCGCTAGGCTTCCCGAACACCTCAGTTGGCGACTCATGCTTGGAGTTGGAGGGATTCCTTCGGTATTATTAGCATTTGGGATACTCATCCTGCCCGAGTCACCGCGTTGGCTCGTTTTACAGGGTCAACTCGGTGAAGCTAGGCGAGTACTCATTAAGACATGTGATTCCAAGGAAGAAGCCGAGTTAAGACTCGCCGAGATCAAGACCGCCGTTGGCATACCAGAAAATTGTGAGGACGACGTAGTAACTGTATCCAAACGCAGCCATGGTGAAGGTGTATGGAAAGAGCTCCTACTCCGACCAACACCATCTGTTCGTCGTGTCTTAATCGCAGCCGTTGGTTTATTCTTCTTCCAGCAAGCGTCGGGGATAGATGCTGTAGTGTTGTACAGCCCACGCATCTTTGAGAAGGCCGGGATTAAGAGGAAGAATGATCTGCTGGGAGCGACTGTGGCCGTTGGATTTAGTAAGACAGTTTTCATCTTGGTGGCTACGTTTCTATTAGACAAGATCGGACGGCGGCCGCTGCTTCTTGTAAGTGTAGGAGGTATGATCGTGTCTCTGTTGGGATTAGCATCAGGTTTAATGGTGGTTGATCACTCGGAGAAGAAGCTTATTTGGGCCATAGTTTTGTGTGTGTTTATGACGTTATCGTTTGTAGCTTCGTTCTCAATGGGGTTTGGACCCATTCCTTGGGTGTATGGTTCGGAGATATTCCCTGTACGACTGCGGGCGCAGGGTGTGAGCATAGGCGTGGCGGTGAACAGGGTGACAAGTGGGGTTATAGGCATGACGTTCTTATCACTGTACAAGGCCATCACCATCGAAAGGACCTTTTTTATGTTCGCGGGGATAACCGGAGTAGCGTGGATGTTCTTCTACACGTTCCTACCCGAGACGCAAGGGAAAACCTTAGAAGATATGGAAGGATTGTTTAGTACAAGTAGGTTTAAGTGGAAATTATCCATGAAGAAGGATAATGACGTTGCAGAAAACCATAATTAG
- the LOC122658816 gene encoding putative polyol transporter 1, with protein MAGAKAGKNATNGAPENPVPAFELPEKRRTKKYALCCATLASMCSVLLGYDIGVMTGAALYIKEDLNISDTQIELLIGTLSLYSLIGSAAAGRTSDWIGRRYTIVFAAVIFFVGALLMGFALNYAFLMVGRFVAGIGVGYALMIAPVYTAEVSPASCRGFLTSFPEVFINVGILLGYVSNFAFSRLPLHLGWRLMLGIGAIPSVFLGVCVLTMPESPRWLVMQGRLGDAKRVLDKTSDSLEEARLRLADIKEAARIPAECTDDIVAVPKQSHGEGVWREIFLHPTPAVRRVVVAAVGIHFFQPATGNGAVVLYSPRIFEKAGITSKNKKLLATVAVGFVKTIFILISTFFVDKVGRRVLLLSSVGGMIISLACIGFGLTMVETHPDEKMVWAMVLCVTMVLAYVAFYAIGMGPVTWVYCSEIFPLRLRAQGSSIAVAVNLVTAGVTNMTFISLYKAITIGGSFFLFAGISTMAWAFFFTFLPETRGKTLEEMEGLFGKFNWRASFKNKGNSKGKQATATTIGDVQFVTSG; from the exons ATGGCAGGAGCAAAAGCGGGTAAGAATGCAACTAATGGGGCACCGGAGAATCCAGTACCAGCTTTTGAGTTGCCGGAAAAACGCCGTACTAAGAAGTATGCTCTCTGCTGTGCCACCCTAGCTTCCATGTGTTCAGTTTTATTGGGTTATG ATATTGGAGTAATGACGGGAGCTGCACTTTACATCAAAGAAGACCTCAACATAAGTGATACACAAATAGAACTCCTAATTGGAACCCTAAGCCTCTACTCTCTTATTGGATCAGCGGCAGCTGGAAGGACATCTGATTGGATCGGACGTCGCTACACCATAGTCTTTGCGGCTGTAATCTTCTTCGTAGGAGCCCTCCTGATGGGTTTCGCCCTAAATTATGCCTTCCTCATGGTAGGCCGTTTCGTGGCTGGAATCGGCGTTGGCTACGCTCTCATGATCGCTCCTGTCTACACGGCAGAGGTGTCACCCGCTTCGTGCCGTGGCTTCTTAACTTCTTTCCCCGAAGTCTTCATCAACGTTGGAATCTTGCTGGGCTACGTCTCTAACTTCGCCTTCTCTAGGCTTCCACTTCATTTGGGCTGGCGTCTAATGCTCGGAATCGGAGCGATTCCGTCGGTGTTTTTGGGAGTTTGTGTACTCACCATGCCCGAGTCACCGCGTTGGCTTGTCATGCAGGGTCGACTCGGCGATGCCAAACGGGTTCTCGACAAGACCTCCGATTCCTTAGAGGAGGCCCGGCTGCGACTCGCTGACATCAAGGAAGCAGCAAGGATTCCGGCGGAATGCACCGATGATATCGTGGCTGTACCGAAACAGAGCCACGGCGAAGGTGTTTGGAGAGAGATCTTCCTCCACCCCACACCGGCCGTGCGACGTGTCGTGGTCGCTGCCGTCGGTATTCATTTCTTCCAACCAGCCACGGGGAATGGTGCCGTAGTGTTGTACAGCCCACGGATCTTTGAGAAGGCCGGGATCACTAGTAAGAACAAGAAGCTTTTAGCAACCGTGGCCGTCGGATTCGTGAAGACTATCTTCATCTTGATATCCACCTTCTTCGTAGACAAGGTTGGACGGCGAGTTCTGCTTTTGAGCAGCGTGGGAGGGATGATTATCTCATTGGCTTGTATCGGGTTCGGGTTAACGATGGTGGAAACCCACCCGGATGAGAAGATGGTGTGGGCCATGGTTCTGTGTGTAACGATGGTGTTGGCCTACGTGGCGTTCTACGCCATTGGAATGGGACCTGTCACGTGGGTTTACTGCTCGGAGATATTCCCGTTGAGGCTAAGGGCGCAGGGGTCGAGCATTGCCGTGGCTGTGAATCTTGTCACGGCCGGGGTGACAAACATGACCTTCATATCTCTGTACAAAGCCATCACCATCGGTGGTAGCTTCTTCTTGTTTGCCGGAATATCAACAATGGCATGGGCATTCTTCTTTACATTCCTGCCGGAGACGCGAGGGAAAACCCTGGAAGAGATGGAGGGTCTTTTTGGCAAGTTCAACTGGAGGGCCTCCTTCAAAAACAAAGGCAACAGCAAGGGCAAACAAGCCACTGCCACCACTATTGGTGACGTTCAGTTTGTCACTAGTGGATAA
- the LOC122659006 gene encoding putative polyol transporter 1, with amino-acid sequence MAGAKAGQDATYGASENPIPAFESPEKRRTKKYALCCATLASMCSVLLGYDIGVMTGAALYIKENLNISDTQVELLIGTLSLYSLIGSAAAGRTSDWIGRRYTIVFAAVIFFVGALLMGFALNYAFLMVGRFVAGIGVGYALMIAPVYTAEVSPASCRGFLTSFPEVFINVGILLGYVSNFAFSRLPLHLGWRLMLGIGAIPSVFLGVCVLTMPESPRWLVMQGRLGDAKRVLDKTSDSLEEARLRLADIKEAARIPAECTDDIVAVPKQSHGEGVWREIFLHPTPAVRRVVIAAVGIHFFQPATGNGAVVLYSPRIFEKAGITSKNKKLLATVAVGFVKTIFILISTFFVDKVGRRVLLLSSVGGMIISLACIGFGLTMVETHPDEKMVWAMVLCVTMVLAYVAFYAIGMGPVTWVYCSEIFPLRLRAQGSSIAVAVNLVTAGVTNMSFISLYKAITIGGSFFLFAGISTMAWAFFFTFLPETRGKTLEEMEGLFGKFNWRASFKNKGNSKGKQATATTIGDVQFVTSG; translated from the exons ATGGCAGGAGCAAAAGCTGGTCAGGATGCAACTTATGGGGCATCGGAGAATCCAATACCAGCTTTTGAGTCGCCGGAAAAGCGCCGTACTAAGAAATATGCTCTCTGCTGTGCCACCTTAGCTTCCATGTGTTCAGTTTTATTGGGTTATg ATATTGGAGTAATGACGGGAGCTGCACTGTACATCAAAGAAAACCTCAACATAAGTGATACACAAGTAGAACTCCTAATTGGAACCCTAAGCCTCTACTCTCTTATTGGATCAGCGGCAGCTGGAAGAACATCTGATTGGATCGGACGTCGCTACACCATAGTCTTTGCGGCTGTAATCTTCTTCGTAGGAGCCCTACTGATGGGTTTCGCCCTAAATTACGCCTTCCTCATGGTAGGCCGTTTCGTGGCAGGAATCGGTGTTGGCTACGCTCTCATGATCGCTCCTGTCTACACGGCAGAGGTGTCACCCGCTTCGTGCCGTGGCTTCTTAACTTCTTTCCCCGAAGTCTTCATCAACGTTGGAATCTTGCTGGGCTACGTCTCTAACTTCGCCTTCTCTAGGCTTCCACTTCATTTGGGCTGGCGTCTAATGCTCGGAATCGGAGCGATTCCGTCGGTGTTTTTGGGAGTTTGTGTACTCACCATGCCCGAGTCACCGCGTTGGCTTGTCATGCAGGGTCGACTCGGCGATGCCAAACGGGTTCTCGACAAGACCTCCGATTCCTTAGAGGAGGCCCGGCTGCGACTCGCTGACATCAAGGAAGCAGCAAGGATTCCGGCGGAATGCACCGATGATATCGTGGCTGTACCGAAACAGAGCCACGGCGAAGGTGTTTGGAGAGAGATCTTCCTCCACCCCACACCGGCCGTGCGACGTGTCGTGATCGCTGCCGTTGGTATTCATTTCTTCCAACCAGCCACGGGGAATGGTGCCGTAGTTTTGTACAGCCCACGGATCTTTGAGAAGGCCGGGATCACTAGTAAGAACAAGAAGCTTTTAGCAACCGTGGCCGTCGGATTCGTGAAGACTATCTTCATCTTGATATCCACCTTCTTCGTAGACAAGGTTGGACGGCGAGTTCTGCTTTTGAGCAGCGTGGGAGGGATGATTATCTCATTGGCTTGTATCGGATTCGGGTTAACGATGGTGGAAACCCACCCGGATGAGAAGATGGTGTGGGCCATGGTTCTGTGTGTAACGATGGTGTTGGCCTACGTGGCGTTCTACGCCATTGGAATGGGACCTGTCACGTGGGTTTACTGCTCGGAGATATTCCCGTTGAGGCTAAGGGCGCAGGGGTCGAGCATTGCCGTGGCTGTGAATCTTGTCACGGCCGGGGTGACAAACATGTCCTTCATATCTCTGTACAAAGCCATCACCATCGGTGGTAGCTTCTTCTTGTTTGCCGGAATATCAACTATGGCATGGGCATTCTTCTTTACATTCCTGCCGGAGACGCGAGGGAAAACCCTGGAAGAGATGGAGGGTCTTTTTGGCAAGTTTAACTGGAGGGCCTCCTTCAAAAACAAAGGCAACAGCAAGGGCAAACAAGCCACTGCAACCACTATTGGTGACGTTCAGTTTGTCACTAGTGGATAA